A part of Solenopsis invicta isolate M01_SB chromosome 2, UNIL_Sinv_3.0, whole genome shotgun sequence genomic DNA contains:
- the LOC105197453 gene encoding protein croquemort isoform X3 yields the protein MARSRTKVMIVSIVGLIIMILGIIVGSLWTTVIYDMIFVKILTLTPVSFTYDLWVKTPIPVYFKFYMFNWTNPEEFYKPGAKPNFQEMGPYVFREVDTKVNIIWNDNGTATFLKRKEWFFEESLSNGKLTDEITNLNPIVATVAHSVKSKPPFIRKLVNEFMVSLGESLVFTRTVNTLIFEGFNDTLLEIARKMKVTKIPYSKFAWFYGRNGSDTYDGTFNMLTGVNNLYEMGLLKEWNFSNRTDKYEGSCGSVGGSLGDFWPPLLDNQTLSIFIPDICTTLNLSKDNSTTTEVEGIKGSTYTANKYMLDNGKYVASRQCYCPKGNCGPSGTLDISSCKFGAPAFVSLPHFYLADPSYRVNITGLLPQKEKHSLLMTLEPTTGVPLAIKAQLQLNLLVEPVPDMSIFENITKTYIPMLWFTQEANLTAEFANKVQLFIILRSLGTVTFFGIAGIGLLILFIGIFIYIRQKWQGEEDQVLISKYDGDVRTRDEM from the exons ATGGCGCGATCCCGTACAAAAGTTATGATCGTCTCAATCGTgggtttaataataatgatccTTGGCATAATCGTAGGATCACTTTGGACTACCGTGATATACGATATGATATTTGTAAAG ATATTGACGTTAACGCCAGTATCTTTCACTTACGACTTGTGGGTGAAAACTCCTATTCCAGTGTACTTCAAATTCTACATGTTCAATTGGACCAATCCAGAGGAGTTTTACAAGCCGGGTGCAAAACCGAATTTTCAGGAAATGGGGCCTTACGTTTTTCG AGAAGTCGATACTAAAGTGAATATAATATGGAATGACAACGGAACTGCCACGTTTCTAAAAAGGAAGGAATGGTTCTTTGAGGAAAGCTTGTCTAATGGAAAGCTAACCGATGAAATCACCAATTTAAATCCGATAGTTGCG ACGGTTGCACACTCGGTAAAATCCAAGCCTCCGTTCATACGTAAGTTAGTCAATGAGTTTATGGTGAGTTTAGGAGAAAGTCTAGTATTTACTAGAACCGTGAATACGCTGATATTTGAGGGATTTAATGATACGTTACTGGAAATTGCGAGAAAGATGAAAGTGACGAAAATACCTTATTCCAAATTTGCATGGTTCTACGGG AGGAACGGCTCGGACACTTACGATGGCACGTTCAACATGTTAACTGGAGTAAACAATTTGTACGAGATGGGATTGCTAAAAGAATGGAATTTTAGTAACCGAACAGATAAGTATGAGGGTTCGTGTGGTTCTGTAGGTGGTTCATTGGGGGATTTCTGGCCACCTTTATTAGATAATCAGACGCTTTCTATATTCATCCCGGATATTTGCAC gacTTTGAATTTGTCAAAAGACAATTCAACAACAACGGAAGTTGAAGGGATAAAAGGAAGTACATATACCGCAAATAAATATATGCTCGATAATGGCAAATATGTAGCCTCAAGACAATGTTATTGTCCTAAAGGGAATTGTGGACCTAGCGGAACATTAGATATTTCATCTTGCAAATTTGGGGCTCCGGCTTTCGTTAGTTTACCACACTTCTATCTAGCAGATCCAAGTTACAGAGTAAATATAACGGGATTATTACCGCAGAAAGAAAAACATTCACTATTAATGACTTTAGAACCA aCCACAGGTGTCCCACTCGCAATTAAGGCGCAACTGCAGTTAAATTTGTTGGTGGAACCAGTGCCTGATATGAg CATATTCGAGAATATAACGAAGACTTACATCCCAATGCTGTGGTTTACTCAAGAAGCTAATCTAACTGCCGAATTCGCGAATAAAGTTCAGTTATTTATAATTCTTCGATCATTAGGTACTGTAACCTTCTTTGGAATAGCGGGAATCGGACTTCTAATACTCTTCATCGGGATCTTCATTTATATACGACAAAAATGGCAAGGAGAAGAAGATCAAGTATTAATATCCAAGTACGATGGCGATGTTAGAACAAGAGACGAAATGTAG
- the LOC105197453 gene encoding protein croquemort isoform X2: MIDSIEMADFRRRRRPVRPVKMARSRTKVMIVSIVGLIIMILGIIVGSLWTTVIYDMIFVKILTLTPVSFTYDLWVKTPIPVYFKFYMFNWTNPEEFYKPGAKPNFQEMGPYVFREVDTKVNIIWNDNGTATFLKRKEWFFEESLSNGKLTDEITNLNPIVATVAHSVKSKPPFIRKLVNEFMVSLGESLVFTRTVNTLIFEGFNDTLLEIARKMKVTKIPYSKFAWFYGRNGSDTYDGTFNMLTGVNNLYEMGLLKEWNFSNRTDKYEGSCGSVGGSLGDFWPPLLDNQTLSIFIPDICTTLNLSKDNSTTTEVEGIKGSTYTANKYMLDNGKYVASRQCYCPKGNCGPSGTLDISSCKFGAPAFVSLPHFYLADPSYRVNITGLLPQKEKHSLLMTLEPTTGVPLAIKAQLQLNLLVEPVPDMSIFENITKTYIPMLWFTQEANLTAEFANKVQLFIILRSLGTVTFFGIAGIGLLILFIGIFIYIRQKWQGEEDQVLISKYDGDVRTRDEM; the protein is encoded by the exons GCCTGTACGTCCTGTAAAAATGGCGCGATCCCGTACAAAAGTTATGATCGTCTCAATCGTgggtttaataataatgatccTTGGCATAATCGTAGGATCACTTTGGACTACCGTGATATACGATATGATATTTGTAAAG ATATTGACGTTAACGCCAGTATCTTTCACTTACGACTTGTGGGTGAAAACTCCTATTCCAGTGTACTTCAAATTCTACATGTTCAATTGGACCAATCCAGAGGAGTTTTACAAGCCGGGTGCAAAACCGAATTTTCAGGAAATGGGGCCTTACGTTTTTCG AGAAGTCGATACTAAAGTGAATATAATATGGAATGACAACGGAACTGCCACGTTTCTAAAAAGGAAGGAATGGTTCTTTGAGGAAAGCTTGTCTAATGGAAAGCTAACCGATGAAATCACCAATTTAAATCCGATAGTTGCG ACGGTTGCACACTCGGTAAAATCCAAGCCTCCGTTCATACGTAAGTTAGTCAATGAGTTTATGGTGAGTTTAGGAGAAAGTCTAGTATTTACTAGAACCGTGAATACGCTGATATTTGAGGGATTTAATGATACGTTACTGGAAATTGCGAGAAAGATGAAAGTGACGAAAATACCTTATTCCAAATTTGCATGGTTCTACGGG AGGAACGGCTCGGACACTTACGATGGCACGTTCAACATGTTAACTGGAGTAAACAATTTGTACGAGATGGGATTGCTAAAAGAATGGAATTTTAGTAACCGAACAGATAAGTATGAGGGTTCGTGTGGTTCTGTAGGTGGTTCATTGGGGGATTTCTGGCCACCTTTATTAGATAATCAGACGCTTTCTATATTCATCCCGGATATTTGCAC gacTTTGAATTTGTCAAAAGACAATTCAACAACAACGGAAGTTGAAGGGATAAAAGGAAGTACATATACCGCAAATAAATATATGCTCGATAATGGCAAATATGTAGCCTCAAGACAATGTTATTGTCCTAAAGGGAATTGTGGACCTAGCGGAACATTAGATATTTCATCTTGCAAATTTGGGGCTCCGGCTTTCGTTAGTTTACCACACTTCTATCTAGCAGATCCAAGTTACAGAGTAAATATAACGGGATTATTACCGCAGAAAGAAAAACATTCACTATTAATGACTTTAGAACCA aCCACAGGTGTCCCACTCGCAATTAAGGCGCAACTGCAGTTAAATTTGTTGGTGGAACCAGTGCCTGATATGAg CATATTCGAGAATATAACGAAGACTTACATCCCAATGCTGTGGTTTACTCAAGAAGCTAATCTAACTGCCGAATTCGCGAATAAAGTTCAGTTATTTATAATTCTTCGATCATTAGGTACTGTAACCTTCTTTGGAATAGCGGGAATCGGACTTCTAATACTCTTCATCGGGATCTTCATTTATATACGACAAAAATGGCAAGGAGAAGAAGATCAAGTATTAATATCCAAGTACGATGGCGATGTTAGAACAAGAGACGAAATGTAG
- the LOC105197453 gene encoding protein croquemort isoform X1 — protein MADHVEIESTVPKEPKTRTYATATQTSVRPVRPVKMARSRTKVMIVSIVGLIIMILGIIVGSLWTTVIYDMIFVKILTLTPVSFTYDLWVKTPIPVYFKFYMFNWTNPEEFYKPGAKPNFQEMGPYVFREVDTKVNIIWNDNGTATFLKRKEWFFEESLSNGKLTDEITNLNPIVATVAHSVKSKPPFIRKLVNEFMVSLGESLVFTRTVNTLIFEGFNDTLLEIARKMKVTKIPYSKFAWFYGRNGSDTYDGTFNMLTGVNNLYEMGLLKEWNFSNRTDKYEGSCGSVGGSLGDFWPPLLDNQTLSIFIPDICTTLNLSKDNSTTTEVEGIKGSTYTANKYMLDNGKYVASRQCYCPKGNCGPSGTLDISSCKFGAPAFVSLPHFYLADPSYRVNITGLLPQKEKHSLLMTLEPTTGVPLAIKAQLQLNLLVEPVPDMSIFENITKTYIPMLWFTQEANLTAEFANKVQLFIILRSLGTVTFFGIAGIGLLILFIGIFIYIRQKWQGEEDQVLISKYDGDVRTRDEM, from the exons GCCTGTACGTCCTGTAAAAATGGCGCGATCCCGTACAAAAGTTATGATCGTCTCAATCGTgggtttaataataatgatccTTGGCATAATCGTAGGATCACTTTGGACTACCGTGATATACGATATGATATTTGTAAAG ATATTGACGTTAACGCCAGTATCTTTCACTTACGACTTGTGGGTGAAAACTCCTATTCCAGTGTACTTCAAATTCTACATGTTCAATTGGACCAATCCAGAGGAGTTTTACAAGCCGGGTGCAAAACCGAATTTTCAGGAAATGGGGCCTTACGTTTTTCG AGAAGTCGATACTAAAGTGAATATAATATGGAATGACAACGGAACTGCCACGTTTCTAAAAAGGAAGGAATGGTTCTTTGAGGAAAGCTTGTCTAATGGAAAGCTAACCGATGAAATCACCAATTTAAATCCGATAGTTGCG ACGGTTGCACACTCGGTAAAATCCAAGCCTCCGTTCATACGTAAGTTAGTCAATGAGTTTATGGTGAGTTTAGGAGAAAGTCTAGTATTTACTAGAACCGTGAATACGCTGATATTTGAGGGATTTAATGATACGTTACTGGAAATTGCGAGAAAGATGAAAGTGACGAAAATACCTTATTCCAAATTTGCATGGTTCTACGGG AGGAACGGCTCGGACACTTACGATGGCACGTTCAACATGTTAACTGGAGTAAACAATTTGTACGAGATGGGATTGCTAAAAGAATGGAATTTTAGTAACCGAACAGATAAGTATGAGGGTTCGTGTGGTTCTGTAGGTGGTTCATTGGGGGATTTCTGGCCACCTTTATTAGATAATCAGACGCTTTCTATATTCATCCCGGATATTTGCAC gacTTTGAATTTGTCAAAAGACAATTCAACAACAACGGAAGTTGAAGGGATAAAAGGAAGTACATATACCGCAAATAAATATATGCTCGATAATGGCAAATATGTAGCCTCAAGACAATGTTATTGTCCTAAAGGGAATTGTGGACCTAGCGGAACATTAGATATTTCATCTTGCAAATTTGGGGCTCCGGCTTTCGTTAGTTTACCACACTTCTATCTAGCAGATCCAAGTTACAGAGTAAATATAACGGGATTATTACCGCAGAAAGAAAAACATTCACTATTAATGACTTTAGAACCA aCCACAGGTGTCCCACTCGCAATTAAGGCGCAACTGCAGTTAAATTTGTTGGTGGAACCAGTGCCTGATATGAg CATATTCGAGAATATAACGAAGACTTACATCCCAATGCTGTGGTTTACTCAAGAAGCTAATCTAACTGCCGAATTCGCGAATAAAGTTCAGTTATTTATAATTCTTCGATCATTAGGTACTGTAACCTTCTTTGGAATAGCGGGAATCGGACTTCTAATACTCTTCATCGGGATCTTCATTTATATACGACAAAAATGGCAAGGAGAAGAAGATCAAGTATTAATATCCAAGTACGATGGCGATGTTAGAACAAGAGACGAAATGTAG